CCTGACCTTCGGTCAGCTTCCCAACGGCGGCTGGGGCTTTGCCCACTCCGCAGCAGAAGCCAAAGAAATGGGCTTCTGGGCTTTCCACCTGGATACTCTGGGCTGGTCGGTCGCACTGGGTCTGATCTTCGTCCTGATTTTCCGCATGGCGGCAAAAAAGGCCACTTCCGGTCAGCCAGGTGCTTTGCAGAACTTCGTTGAAGTATTGGTCGAATTCGTCGATGGCAGCGTGAAAGACAGCTTCCATGGCCGTAGCGCGGTGATTGCGCCGTTGGCACTGACCATCTTCGTCTGGGTGTTCCTGATGAACGCCGTCGACCTGATTCCGGTGGACTGGATCCCGCAAGTCGCCATGTGGATCAGCGGCGACCCGCACATTCCATTCCGTGCCGTCTCGACCACTGACCCGAACGCTACCCTGGGCATGGCCCTGTCGGTGTTCGCGTTGATCATTTTCTACAGCATCAAGATCAAGGGCATCGGCGGCTTCATCGGCGAACTGACCCTGCACCCCTTCGGCAGCAAGAACATCTTCGTTCAAGCCCTGCTGATCCCGGTGAACTTCCTGCTGGAATTCGTCACCCTGATCGCCAAGCCGATTTCCCTGGCTCTGCGACTGTTCGGCAACATGTATGCCGGCGAGCTGGTGTTCATTCTGATCGCTGTGATGTTCGGCAGCGGTCTGCTCTGGCTTAGCGGCCTGGGCATTGTTCTGCAGTGGGCGTGGGCTGTGTTCCACATCCTGATCATCACCCTGCAGGCCTTCATCTTCATGATGCTGACCATCGTCTACCTGTCGATGGCGCACGAAGAGAACCATTAAGACCAGTCTCGACTAGTCTGATGTCCTTCCCGGTGAAACGGGAAGGTGGCCCACCAGGGCTATGAAACGATTTGTTTTACCGCTTTAAAATCTAAAAAACCTAAACCATACGACGTAAAAGTCGGGAGGAAAGATGGAAACTGTAGTTGGTCTAACCGCTATCGCTGTTGCACTGTTGATCGGCCTGGGCGCCCTGGGTACTGCCATTGGTTTCGGCCTGCTGGGCGGCAAGTTCCTGGAAGGCGCAGCGCGTCAGCCAGAAATGGTTCCAATGCTGCAAGTTAAAATGTTCATCGTCGCCGGCCTGCTCGACGCCGTGACCATGATCGGCGTTGGTATCGCTCTGTTCTTCACCTTCGCGAACCCCTTCGTTGGTCAACTCGCCGGTTAATCACTCGTCTTTTCGAGTGATTGGTGTGTTGTGCAACGAATGAGCGAGGTATTGGCGTGAACATTAATGCAACCATTATTGGTCAGTCCTTAGCGTTCTTGATTTTTGTCGTTTTCTGCATGAAGTTCGTATGGCCTCCGGTCATCGCAGCTTTGCACGAACGTCAGAAGAAGATCGCAGATGGGCTGGACGCTGCCTCCCGTGCAGCTCGCGACCTGGAGTTGGCCCAAGAGAAAGCGGGCCATCAACTGCGCGATGCTAAGGCACAGGCAGCTGAAATCATTGAGCAAGCCAAGAAACGCGGTAATCAGATTGTTGAAGAGGCTGTTGAAAAAGCCCGTATCGACGCTGACCGTGTGAAGGTTCAGGCTCAGGCCGAGATCGAACAGGAATTGAACGGTGTCAAAGATGCGCTGCGTGCCCAACTGGGTGCTCTGGCCGTCGGCGGTGCTGAGAAGATCCTGGGTGCCACAATCGATCAAAACGCGCACGCGGAGCTGGTAAACAAACTGGCTGCTGAAATTTAAGCGAGGGCGATCATGGCAGAATTGACCACGTTGGCCCGACCTTACGCTAAGGCAGCCTTCGAGCACGCCCAGGCCCACCAGCAGCTGGCCTCTTGGTCAGCCATGCTCGGCCTGGCTGCAGCAGTGTCGCAAGACGACACCATGCAGCGCGTGCTCAAGGCCCCGCGACTGACGAGCGCAGACAAGGCCGCCACTTTTATTGAAGTGTGCGGCGACAAGTTTGATGTGAAAGTGCAGAACTTCATTCACGTCGTTGCCGAAAACGACCGTCTCCCGCTTTTGCCGGAGATCGCCGCTCTGTTCGACCTGTACAAGGCCGAGCAAGAGAAATCGGTAGACGTTGAAGTCACCAGTGCTTTTGCATTGAACCAAGAACAGCAAGACAAACTCGCCAAGGTTCTCAGTGCACGACTCGACCGGGAAGTGCGCCTGCAAGTTGCGGAAGACAAATCCCTCATTGGGGGTGTTGTCATTCGCGCCGGCGACCTGGTTATCGATGGCTCGATTCGCGGCAAACTCGCGAATCTTGCCGAAGCATTGAAATCTTGAGTTTGAAGGGGCAGCAGAGCAATGCAGCAACTCAATCCTTCCGAAATAAGTGAAATTATCAAGGGCCGCATCGACAAGCTCGATGTGACCTCCCAAGCCCGTAACGAAGGCACTGTCGTCAGCGTATCTGACGGCATCGTGCGGATTCACGGTCTGGCCGACGTAATGTACGGCGAGATGATCGAGTTTCCGGGCGGCGTCTACGGTATGGCCCTCAACCTGGAGCAAGACTCCGTAGGTGCCGTTGTATTGGGCGCTTACACCAGTCTGGCTGAAGGCATGAGCGCCAAGTGCACAGGCCGCATCCTGGAGGTTCCGGTTGGTAAGGAACTGCTGGGTCGCGTAGTCGACGCACTGGGTAACCCTGTTGACGGTAAAGGTCCACTGGGCAACACCGAGACCGACGCGGTCGAGAAAGTTGCTCCAGGCGTGATCTGGCGTAAGTCGGTAGACCAGCCTGTACAGACTGGCTACAAGGCTGTCGATGCCATGATCCCAGTCGGCCGTGGCCAGCGTGAGCTGATCATCGGTGACCGTCAGATCGGTAAAACCGCTCTGGCGATCGACGCGATCATCAACCAGAAGAACAGCGGCATTTTCTGCGTCTACGTAGCCATCGGTCAGAAGCAATCGACCATCGCCAACGTGGTTCGCAAGCTGGAAGAAAACGGCGCCCTGGCCAACACGATCATCGTGGCTGCCAGTGCTTCGGAATCTCCTGCGCTGCAATTCCTGGCACCGTACTCCGGTTGCACCATGGGTGAATTCTTCCGCGACCGCGGTGAAGACGCGCTGATCGTTTATGACGATCTGTCCAAGCAAGCAGTGGCTTACCGCCAGATTTCCCTGCTGCTGCGCCGTCCACCAGGCCGTGAAGCTTACCCAGGCGACGTGTTCTATCTCCACTCCCGTCTGCTGGAGCGCGCATCCCGCGTTTCGGAAGAGTACGTAGAGAAGTTCACCAACGGCGCAGTGACCGGCAAAACCGGTTCCCTGACCGCACTGCCGATCATCGAAACCCAGGCTGGCGACGTTTCCGCGTTCGTTCCGACCAACGTGATTTCCATCACCGACGGTCAGATCTTCCTGGAATCGGCCATGTTCAACTCGGGCATCCGCCCTGCAGTGAACGCCGGTGTTTCGGTATCCCGTGTGGGTGGTGCCGCTCAGACCAAGATCATCAAGAAGCTCTCCGGTGGTATCCGTACCGCTCTGGCTCAGTACCGTGAACTGGCGGCATTCGCCCAGTTCGCTTCTGACCTGGACGAAGCGACCCGTAAGCAACTTGAGCATGGTCAGCGCGTTACCGAGCTGATGAAGCAGAAGCAATACGCCCCAATGTCGATCGCTGACATGGCGTTGTCGCTGTATGCCGCTGAGCGTGGGTTCCTGACCGACGTTGAAATCGCCAAGGTCGGCAGCTTTGAACAAGCGCTGATTGCTTACTTCAACCGCGATCACGCCGAATTGATGGCGAAGATCAACGTGAAGGGTGACTTCAATGACGATATCGACGCTGGCATGAAAGCCGGTATCGAGAAGTTCAAGGCCACCCAAACCTGGTAAGCCGCAGCGGGAGCCGCAAGGCTCCCGCTTGCTAACCTGATAGGTGTTACATGGCAGGCGCAAAAGAGATTCGCAGTAAGATTGCGAGCATCAAAAGCACGCAAAAGATTACCAGCGCCATGGAAAAAGTGGCGGTCAGCAAAATGCGCAAGGCACAAATGCGCATGGCTGCTAGCCGTCCTTATGCGGAGCGTATCCGCCAGGTAATTGGGCATCTGGCCAACGC
The genomic region above belongs to Pseudomonas poae and contains:
- the atpE gene encoding F0F1 ATP synthase subunit C, with the protein product METVVGLTAIAVALLIGLGALGTAIGFGLLGGKFLEGAARQPEMVPMLQVKMFIVAGLLDAVTMIGVGIALFFTFANPFVGQLAG
- a CDS encoding F0F1 ATP synthase subunit B, translating into MNINATIIGQSLAFLIFVVFCMKFVWPPVIAALHERQKKIADGLDAASRAARDLELAQEKAGHQLRDAKAQAAEIIEQAKKRGNQIVEEAVEKARIDADRVKVQAQAEIEQELNGVKDALRAQLGALAVGGAEKILGATIDQNAHAELVNKLAAEI
- the atpA gene encoding F0F1 ATP synthase subunit alpha — protein: MQQLNPSEISEIIKGRIDKLDVTSQARNEGTVVSVSDGIVRIHGLADVMYGEMIEFPGGVYGMALNLEQDSVGAVVLGAYTSLAEGMSAKCTGRILEVPVGKELLGRVVDALGNPVDGKGPLGNTETDAVEKVAPGVIWRKSVDQPVQTGYKAVDAMIPVGRGQRELIIGDRQIGKTALAIDAIINQKNSGIFCVYVAIGQKQSTIANVVRKLEENGALANTIIVAASASESPALQFLAPYSGCTMGEFFRDRGEDALIVYDDLSKQAVAYRQISLLLRRPPGREAYPGDVFYLHSRLLERASRVSEEYVEKFTNGAVTGKTGSLTALPIIETQAGDVSAFVPTNVISITDGQIFLESAMFNSGIRPAVNAGVSVSRVGGAAQTKIIKKLSGGIRTALAQYRELAAFAQFASDLDEATRKQLEHGQRVTELMKQKQYAPMSIADMALSLYAAERGFLTDVEIAKVGSFEQALIAYFNRDHAELMAKINVKGDFNDDIDAGMKAGIEKFKATQTW
- a CDS encoding F0F1 ATP synthase subunit delta; the encoded protein is MAELTTLARPYAKAAFEHAQAHQQLASWSAMLGLAAAVSQDDTMQRVLKAPRLTSADKAATFIEVCGDKFDVKVQNFIHVVAENDRLPLLPEIAALFDLYKAEQEKSVDVEVTSAFALNQEQQDKLAKVLSARLDREVRLQVAEDKSLIGGVVIRAGDLVIDGSIRGKLANLAEALKS
- the atpB gene encoding F0F1 ATP synthase subunit A — translated: MAETTASGYIQHHLQNLTFGQLPNGGWGFAHSAAEAKEMGFWAFHLDTLGWSVALGLIFVLIFRMAAKKATSGQPGALQNFVEVLVEFVDGSVKDSFHGRSAVIAPLALTIFVWVFLMNAVDLIPVDWIPQVAMWISGDPHIPFRAVSTTDPNATLGMALSVFALIIFYSIKIKGIGGFIGELTLHPFGSKNIFVQALLIPVNFLLEFVTLIAKPISLALRLFGNMYAGELVFILIAVMFGSGLLWLSGLGIVLQWAWAVFHILIITLQAFIFMMLTIVYLSMAHEENH